The following nucleotide sequence is from Saimiri boliviensis isolate mSaiBol1 chromosome 6, mSaiBol1.pri, whole genome shotgun sequence.
GCCACAAAGACGGCCGGCTGGGCATGGAGAAGCCTGGAGTTCCCGGGAAGATGCCGCTTCGGAAAGGCCTGGCAGAAAAGGCTCCCGGAGCCCGCAGGGCAGAGGCCGGGCCAGCAGAGGGCGCCGTGGGAAAAGGCAAAAGGGTCCCGTGACGGGCAGCGTGGGAACGGCCCCGGCTGCACCTGTTCTTCATGGCTGATGAAACAGCACGAAGGTAAAAAACGCATTTCACCAAAAGCTCTGCTGGCATCCTATTGAACACTCATCAACCTGCTTAATTTTCATACCGTAAATGGTGGGTAGTTTCATTATTCTTAGGGTGGTAAATCATtcccctgattttttaataaaacccGATATTCATAGTGACGTTCAGAGCCGTGGACTGTTGTAAACCCTTTCTTCTGATTGACGGTTACAAGCGTACCTCCACGGGAAGTTAGCATGCTCACTCCGAGGCCGGTTATCCACAACGAAGTGCAACTGGAGGAATTCCCAGGGAAACAGCAATTAGAATAAGCATCCAGCGAATTTCAGAGAAGACAGACCTGAGTGCAAACTTCCAGGCAGCACATGGATGACCTGGAATAAAACAGCTGGAATAATGGAAGGCTCAGTGACATTTACCGCATTCCAGTCCCAAGGAATCATCCTTAGAAACCCTCAGCCTCCTCCAAGAGGAAACCGCAGCCCTCAGCTACCAGCAGGGAATTGGAAGTTAACCGTCTCGTGGTTCCTGCATGGCTGGTAGTGTTTTTAAGCATTGTGAATGTGGGGTGTCTTTTTTCTTGGTCTAATGCAGGGATGTCCAACTTTTGGCCTCTCTCTAGGCTATATTAAAAGGagaattgtcttgagccacacacaaaatacacgAACACTAaaaatagctgatgagctaaaaaaaaaaaattgctgggaaTGTCataatgttttgagaaagtttacaaatttgtgttgggccacattcaaagctgtcctgggctacATGCGGCCTGTCACCTGTGGGTTGGCCAAGCTAGGTATAAAggaattatcattttttaaagttacttacttactttttaaattgacatataACACTGGAAGTATTTATCATGTGTCACCTGATAAAAGAATCCCTGTAAATCACACTTCTTAGATTACATGAATCTCTGCCATTTAAAGATCAGCATAAgtcgccaggcacggtggctcacgcctgtaatcccagcactctgggagtccaaggcgggcgaatcacgaggtcaggaagtcaaggccatcgtggtcaacatggtgaagccccatctctactaaaaattcacaaattagctgggtgtcatggcgcatgcctgtagcctcagctgctcgggaggctgaggcaggagaatcgcctgaaccaggaaatcggaggttgcagtgagccgagattgcgccactgcactccagcctggtgacagagcaagacttgtctcaaaaataaaagatcagtGTAAGTCGAAAAACTACAATAAAGCAATGACTTCATTCAGAAATAACTATCAAATTTTAGTGCTTAAAAATACCAAAGTGGGGATCATGAAAATGGCATGAATATCCAAGATTCTTGAAATTAATTCCATTAGACTCTTGCGTGAATGAAGACAAAGACTTCCCCCGAGTAAGCTGAGACGGCTTCTGAGAACATCGCTACATAGATTCCTCAGGATTGAACTGCATGTTCTTGAAAATACCTTAATTCTAAGTGTTTCTTTCAAGACGGTGAATTAAACAAAGATAGGTATTCAACAGGTTGGACTGAGCACATGCAGAGTCCGAAATGGAAAGGCCTGAGTTAGAGATCCGTGCAACAATGGGAACGACTTCAGAAATGCTGTGTTGAGCAGAATCGGACAGACACAGAAGAGAACCCAGGGCATGGCATGCCTCTGAAGACGTCAATTCCAAAGCAGCAAAATCAACCTCTGATGAGAAAGGGATTGGCTGGGAAGAGGGGGCGTTCACTTTCTGGGGTGACGTAACATTGTAGATCTTGAAAGGGGGCTGGGATATGCCGGTGGTGTCCTCCTCAAAGTGAGCAATGTTACACTTAGGATTTGTATAGTTCGTTCTATGTCATTCTTCTTGAGAagaaatttttctaaagaaatattgAATCCTAGTTAGTGTTAGCTTTGCTAAACGATTCAGCAGGAAGTATGTTGATGTCTCCCATTCAGttggaaatacatttaaaataagatgggctgatggatggatagagggaTGGAAAGATGGGTAGGTAAGTGTTGTCATgttcattaaaatgttaacaaatcaACGCtgtatttagaaacatttttacaattaAGTGTTGATGGTTACTGCCAAAATCACTGTGTCATGTCAGTAATTTTCTCCCTTTAAACAAGAGtcccaaaataattattatttatgtgcTATATGTTTACCAATTTCACACACAATAGCAATTGGATGTTTTTTCTGTCAGTTGGTCTCCGTGTTGCAAAATGCAAGTACACACAGGGAAAGCTCGCAGAGGTGCTGCTTTCTGGGCTTTCATTCCCAGGACAAAGACCAAATGGGAAAAACAGGCCTAATAGCTCTTTCCAAGGCAGAGGATGGACGCACTGCCATATATGTGTCCACATAGAGCAatgttactcagcaataaaacaaaaatatttaaaacaatacgGATCAACATGAACGTGATTCTGCTGACTTTACAGAATTCAGCACAGCAAGAACACCTCTCCTGTATGACTCCATGCCATGAAATGGCGGTGCAGGGGGAGGACAGTAGGATGGAGAAAGGGGGACAGATGGATTCAAAAGCAGGAGGAGGGAACTTTGAAGAGGGAGGAATGTGCTCACCATCTTGAATCTGGAATGCGGTGATGCTTTAACTGCTGTACCATATGTAAAGGTCAGCAAATTGTATTCTTTACAAAGAGGCTACTTCATACGCAGGACTGTACATCACTTAAACAGTAGGAAGGAAATGTGAGACACAAGCGATTAGTTTTTAATCATCTGAAAAAacattgcaaatatttaaaaaaataattatagaactTTACCTAGAAATTATACTTCAATTTCAAATGGAGATAAGAAAATACAAACTCAGACTGGTTGGGAAGCTAAagtcttcttttaaatatttagaaatttgtattacattctttgaaatatatcaaaaaatatgCCCACACTGcgtgaaaaaatgagaaaaatataagaaaaaagtctTAAAGTTATAGATGAAAATATGACATAAAGATAGGTTTGTCTACACACAAAACCGAGAGTGGACAGCTGCTGTAATAACACCTAGGTTATATTCCAGCAAAAACAGTCACGGATTGTTGTTTAGCCCAAGTTTCTAGAAACATTAACTTGTGAAAATCAGTGTCAACTACTGCTGAAACGGAGCACTTCATGTCAGATTTTCAAACTCCGGAAAGATTTGCATAACAGAGTCTTCTTGGAATTATGATTAAAACTGTGAGAATTTAGGTCAGCTAAAGACACAATACCAAGTAACCCCTAGCAAGAGTTCACCTTCATATTGCAGAGCATTGAGCCTAAAGCACTCGGGAGCAACGTTGGGAATCCTCATGGAAAACAATACGAACTCTCTGGAATGTACCACCAGCACACAAGGCACACACTATTTTACACACACGGGACTTACATGTATTGGGGGACAAAATCAATTCAAAGCGCAGTTCAGACCAATCCACATGCCAGGACTCAGTTTTGTGCAAATGAAACCTCTCTAGAAAGCAGCCTCTGAGCTCTGCGGCACCTTCGTCTTCAGCCTCACAGTGGAGGTGACTGCAGCCTGGCTCCTGGGAGGGACGCGCTGTCCCTGAGGAGCCCCCCTCGGGAAGGAAGCAGGAGCTCTGGGCGCAGTGGTGAAAGATGTGGATCAAATGCACAAGAAGGACAAAGGCCATCCTGTCACTGACCTGGTGTCCACCAAAGCTGCTCCTGCCATTGACTAGAAAACATCCCTCGTCCTGGGCGCTCTTGTCACATCTGACAGTTACCTGGACACAGGTCATCAGCAGTGGGCTCCTGCCCAGATTAGGTCCCATGGGGCCAGGAACAGCTTAGGTTCTGACAGTTGATGGCCATGAGCAAGGGTGGAGGTAGAAAATGCAATGAGAAACCTTTATCCAAGTCTTCAAAGTTGAGCAAGGGAAAGAGAGTTTAACTGATTTATGAAAATGCCACCAGGTAAAGGGAAATGAATTCCAACAAAGATTATCACGTTTCCTCCTTCACAGACTGAAAAGAATCAAGAGGCTCTCCTGTGACTGGAGGCACTCCTGTGGGGCGATCTGCCTCCAGGCACTGGTTGCTCCCCACCATACACTTTTCCAGACCCCTCTCTGAGAATCAGGGGCATGCCGCTCAGAACAAATACTCTCCTCTCTAGAAGGTGCCCTCTCTTGAGCATGCTGGAGAGGTTTTACAATGTGAGGGTGAAAACTTCCAAAGCAGACACctgtgatttctttctgtttggacAGTCATAAGGACATTAAGACCCGTTCTGCTTTGGGTAAATCAGTGATCTGCAGGTTTGACAGAACAAAGGGCAGTGTAGTCCTCGTTCACACCCTGGCCATGTCCCTCCTGGTGTCTCCCCCGCTGCAAACACCCCCGCAGGGTCAGCCCTTTTCTCTCCCATCTGATGGGCTTCTGGGGCTCGCATGACTCTGACTGGACACAGACTCCCTGGAGGCAGCTCCCAAGAGCAGAAGATACAATGACTCCGAAGTTCCTAGAAAGTCATCAAAGCAGATGACACAGAACTCAAGTGACATTTCACTGTGTTGTGTTTGAGTCAAGGTCTCctctgtggctgaggctggagtgcagtggggcgatctcggctcactgcaacctccacctcctgggcccaagcgatcctcccacctcagctctgatgcccaggctggtctcgaatttctggtctcaagcgatctgcccacctcggcctctcaaactgctgggatgacaggcgggaGCTGTGTCACTTCACGCCTTGTGACACAGACCAACGAAAAGGAAGGAACCCCGCGGGTCCATTGTCTACTCACATGGGTGGACTGATGGCCGGGAAACCCCAGCACGAGGAGCCAAAAGAGCAGCCACCCCAGCTGCATGCCCTGGTCCTCCCAGGGCTCCCTGAGGCGGCCAGGACAGAGGTGGGGGTGGCTTAGGGCTGGGGGACGAAAGGAGAAGAGGATGGGGATGGGAATGGGGATGGGGGGCAcatggcaggggaggggaggggaggagtagGGAAAGGAGCAGAGGGGGCAGGGGGCTGTTGGGCttctggagggagaggaggagaacaGGGTCTGGGAAAGGATCAGGTTTCCATCCTGAAGCTCGGGTGAGAGTTCAGCTACTGCTGAGTGGGAAAGTCGATCAGAGAAGCAGCAGGATGCGCGGGGTGGGGCAGCGGGAGGCTCCGGAGCAGCTGGAGGGAGACCAGGGCCCTGGTGTCCACCAAAGCTGCTCCTGTCTGGGCACTGCCTCGGCAACCCTGGGGCTTTGTACTCCCCCTCCGCCAATCCCCGGCCCCGTGGCTGGTGCCTCACAGTGGACATTCCACGAGGCGCCTGTGTTCCTCCAACACCCCTCCCCCCCCCCGGGCTGGGCAACATGGGGGCCTCATCTCTACACAATTTGGtaagttagccaggcacggtggcctgCAGCcctgctcccagctactcaggaggctgaggtgggaggattaggTCACCCTCATAAAACAAGACCCCGCTTGAGATAATTaagtaaaacacaaataaaaaggCAGATATTCTTTATTCACAAATtggtagaattaatattgtgaaatgTCTAGCTTACATAAAGTGATCTACAGGTTTAATGCATTCCTGTCAAACTGCCAATGACTTTCTCCGCATACAAAAGGAATATCCCAATTCATCTGGTCCCACAAAAGAAAACTCCCAATAGTCAAAACAATTAAGTAAATCGTATGATTTTACATGTATGAAGTTTCAAGAACAGAAACATATAGAGAAACACAAGGTAAATTGGTGGTAGCCTCTGGCTGGAGATGGGGGGTGTCCAGCAGACTGGCTGAGCCCTGGTTACCCACTTACCAGAGTCGGGTGGGGCATCACACGTCACAGGAAGTGGGTATACTAGTGACAGACAGGCTGCGAGAGCAGCCAGGAGCCTCGGAGTCATtgggagcctcctgcctcagcaaagCTTCCCAGGTGAGCTGAGTGTCATCCACGTGTGATCTCTGACACCACAGCTGAGGGATCCCAGAAGCCGCCTGAGCTGGGTTTTATGCCCCAGAGATACAGGATTCACTGGACTCAAGCACCGAAGAACGTCCTGTTTCTAGGAACTGGCACAAAGCCCGGGCTCTTCTGGCCGGCCCCTCCCTATCTCAGGATGTTGCATTCCCTGCATATTCTATAGTTATTCTTTTCCtacttttattagttttctaattGAAACATGATcattgtacatgtttatggggtCCAGTGAGATGTGTCAATACATGTACACAATGTGTAGTGATCATTCATCACCCCACACCTTTAGCATGCATGTGTGTTGGGAACACACACAATCCCTTCTCCTCTCGCTATCTGAGAATGTACAATCAATTATTGTGAAGCCTGCCTTTCCgtttcttttccatcttctctATTCATTTGTGGGTAAGCACTTAGATGCTTTCCTGTCGTCGCTGTTGTGAGCAGCGCTGCCATAAACATCGGGGTGCACACATCTCTTCAACACgctgctttctcttccttcagATACAAGCCCtgtagtgggatttctgggttgtCTCCTGGCTccctttttagctttttgaggaacctccaaactgttttccttaGCGGCTGTACAAATTCTCACTAATGGCATTCAAGTGccttttctccacttcctctccagaATATGGCTTTGTCTTTGTGATCACAGCCACTCTGTGGGATCAGAGGACACCTCGCTGTGGTTTTGACGTGCGTGTCCCTGATGGTGACTAAAACTGAGCATTTCTTCAAGTGCCCGTTGGTCATTTGCATGTCtccttttcagaaatgtctgttcagcTCCCTCTGCATTTATGCCTGAGAACCAAAATGACACATGAGGGAGAACGGTGTTGATCTGCAGCCGCCTGGAGAGCTGTCCTGTGGGGCAGTGAGCAGGGCGGGGAGTGGGTACTAAAGGCAAGCAGTTATGAAATGTTCCATCACTGATCATGGCAATGGGCGCACAGCTCTGCCAATGTACTAAAAGCATTGAATTGTATACCTTAAGTGAGCGAATTGTGTGGTATATGAATCGTATGTCAATCaagctgttaccaaaaaaaaaaaaaaaagaagaggtgtCAGAGAGGTCGGGGAGCAGTGACGTGGTGGTTGTACCAACAGATGGAGAGTTCTGGTGAGATCGAAGCACTGGAGAAAGGAAGCTAGAAAGAGCAGGGTGGCCGGAAGCTGGGTGCATGGGACAGACCCCAGTGGGGTGCCCTGCTAAGAACCAGGTCACAGAGATCACCACAGGGGTGAGACGTGGGAAAAGATCATGTACTTGTATATGGAAACCACTAAGAATTAACCTAGAAATTGTGTTGGCAAAAGTAGTTGTGAGCCAGAAGTTAAAAGCATGAAGAAATTGGGAGGAGGTCGGTGAGGCATAACAGTGCGCACAAAGCAGAAGCAGCGCTGGAGGctctggagaagcagcagcaggatggGTGGCGGTGAGGGGAAGGCGCCATCCATCCTCGGGGACCAGTTCCCAAACGGAACGTTTGTTTGGGCTTGTCAGTTGTCTTACTTGATTCCTTTCTGTCCTTGCTTTTTTGTGTCTCCAATTCTGAAAGTGAGATCTTTAAATCTGCCTccgttatttttaatttttatgatacatatttatttttatatcatgtcTCATTGAAGctttgatttcctgggctcaatgaTTTTCTCACCCAAGCCTCCAAGTAggtagaactacaggtgtgcaccagtatgcctggctaatttgtaaaaaatgtctttttctagagatgggatcttcctatgttgccaaggctggtcttgaactcctggcctcaagtgatcctcctgccttggcctccctgggtTACAGGCActctgagattgcaggcatgagccactgacctCAGCCTCTTTGGTGCTTTGAGGCTAAGTCCCAACTGCCAACTTGCTGtctgctcttttctcttccttttttttctttttttgttgttatccaTCTCCTTTTTTATGTTCAGCATGTCTCTACCACTCGGTCTAAGGTGGTTACTTGGAAACTGCACACCACAGCCTCTGTTGATAACAGAATTTAGTCACCTCCTGACGACTCTTCTGATTCTTTCTTAATAGAGCACCTCCTCAAGGATTTCTGCAGGTGAGTATGCTAGTAACATGTTGCTGTATTCTTGGGTGAGTACACTGGGGACATGATGCTGTATTCTTGGGCGAGTGCACTGGGGACATCTTGCTATATTATTGGGCGAGTACACTGGTGACATCTTGTTGTATTCTTGGGCAAGTACACTGGGGACATGCTGGTGTGTTCTCAGGCGAGCACACTAGTGAAACAATGCCCAAGAGCATGGCCAGGAGAACTGGGAGCAGGgacatctgggaggcagagttcagTTCCTTTTCAGTAATGTGCTCCTCTCATGCCCTCTTCAGGGTTTAGCATGCATCCCTTAAACAAAGAACACAACCTCATCATAGAAGCAATGGTTTGCTGACTAGAGGGTCTTAGACAGTCACTGCTGCGAGGAGACAATACCTGacctgggtaattgataaagaacagaaatgtatgttCTCAGTCCTGAAGGCTgcgaagtccaagatcaaggtgctggtgtCTGGTGTGGGCCTTcttactgtgtcttcacatgttGGGAGGCAGAAGGACAAGAGAGCATGAATatggtgtcctcacatggcagaagagcagaagagggGGAATGCCCCACCTCGACTCTTTCTTAAAGCAGCCATAATTCATCCTAAGTACCTCTTGTtagcccccacctcccaaaacTGTTGCGTTGGGGATGAAGTTTCCAAAAGATGAATGTTAGGGGACATACACAGACCGTGGCAGAGAAGAACCTCTCTTACCCCACATGGAGTACAACCGAGCAGGGACCCCAACTGAGCAGCTGGAAGAAGAACCCCAAGAGGAGTGAACACTCTGCCCGGGGAAGAGAGGAAACAACAGCAGAGAGACTTGTgagattttcagaaataattgaGTAGAAGAAAAGATTCCCCCCAGGCATCAAGATGAGGTTAGATGATTCTTATTTGGATAGAAAGGAAAGGATATTgtctgggtgcagcggctcacacctgcaatcccagcactctgggaggccaaggcaggaggatcactggaggccaggagttcaagaccagccagagaaacatggcaagaccccatctctacaaaaactttaaaaattagctgggtatggtgacacacacctatagtcccaggtactcaggaggccaaggtgagaagattCCTTAAGCCCAAAAGTTTGAAGCTGCTGTGATGACATCACTGCcatccagcccaggtaacagaggaagaccttatctcaaaaaaagtaatcCCCAGTAATGTAATTTGGATGCCTCCTCCAAATCTGACGTTGGTgaggcctgctgggaggtgtttcGACCATGAGCGTAGATTTGctatgaatggcttagcaccgtCTCCTTGGTGATGAATACGTTCAAGgaatatctggttgtttaaaaatgtgtggctcCTCTCCCTCCACTATCTTTGTTGATGTCACCATGTTGTGTGTCAGCTCTTGCTTTGCCTTCCACCGGGAGTAAAAGCTCCCCGAGGCCCTCACTAGAAGcggagcagatgctggtgccgtCCTTGCACAACTTGCAGAACCaggagacaattaaacctcttttctttataaattacccagcctcaggtatttctttatactaACACACAAAACAGCCTAATGCAGAAAATTGCACCAGGAGTGGGGTGTTGCCATAagacacctgaaaatgtggaggTGACTTTGAAAATGGGTAATGGCCAGACATTGGAAGATTTTgtagggctcagaagaagatagaaagatgAGGGAAAGGTTGGAACTCCTTTGAGATTGGTTACATGGTTGTGTCCAAAATAATTACAGTGATAAGGGCAAAGAAGTCCCAGCCTCATGAGATCTCAgatagaaatgaggaacttactgaAAACTCAAACAAAGGTCACCTGTGTAATGCCCTGCAAGAGAGCTTGACTGTATTGTGTTTCATGTCCTGGGGGATCTGAAAGTTGCTACTAAGGAGTGGTGACTTAGgttatctggtggaagaaatttctaagcagcaaaaaaTTCCATCTGTGGCCATAGCGAATCTAACATCCTGTTCTCATATGCAAGAGcacataaatgaattaaaattggaatttatatttaaaagggaatcAAAGGATTAAAGTTTGGAAAGTTTGCAGCATGGCCATGTGGCAGAGAATGAAAAAGCATTATCAGGAGAGGAACCCAGGCAGGCTACAGAGCAACCACCTGTTAGAGATATAAGCATAACTCaagcacagcaaaacaaaacaggaaccCAAGTGCTGATAgccaacacaatgggaaaaggcTTCAAATGCAATTCAAAGGTGCTTGGGACAGCCCCTCTCATCACTGAACTAGGGGCTCTGCCCAGGTCCCCACTACCCTGCACAGCCTCGGAGCGCTGTTCCTCACACATGGGCtgctcccactgcagcctcagctcaaAAGACCCTAAATACAGCTCTGGCTTCAGAGTGCAAGCCGTAAGCCTTGCTGGTTCCCACTTGGCGTTAGGCCTGTAGGTGTGCAGAGTGCCAGAGTGAAGGAGGCTTGGCATCCTCTACCTAGATTGCAGAAGATTTATGAGAACGCCTGGGCACTCAGGAAAAAtcctgctgcaggggcagagcccccacacagaatatctactagggcagtgtagaggggaaatgtggggtagGAGGCCCGACACAGAGTCCCCCCGGGGGCACTGCTTAATTGAGCTGTAAGAAGGAAGATACCCGCCTCCAGGCCCTAGAACGGTAGAGCCACTGGCAGCTTGCATCCTAAGCAGCTTGAATCCTGAGCTGCGGGCACTCAACTCCAACCCACAAGAGCAGCTGTGAGGCGTCAACCCTGCAGAGTCACAGGGTGGAGCTGCCCAGGGCCTTAGGCGCCCACCCTCACACCAGTGCACCCTGGGTGTGGGACAGGGAGTCCAAGGAGATTATTTTGACCTTTGAGATGTCAtggctgccctgctggatttcagacagGCATGGGGTCTGCGGCCTCTTCCTTTTGGcggatttctcccttttggaatgggaatgtttacccaATGTCTCCACCTTCATTGTATCTTGAAAGCAAATAATGTGTTTTCACTTTCACAGGTTCACAGGTGGAAGGCACGTGGACTTGGGGCTTTGGACTTGACGTTGGAATGAGTCGAGACGTTGGGAGTACTGTTTGGGAGAGACGATTGTGTTTTGCAATGTAAGGACATGAGCCTTTAGGGGTCACGGGCATCATGATACACTTGGCaggtcccctccaaatctcatgctggaATGTAATCCCCGGTGTTGAAGGAGGGGCTGCGGGGAGGTGTCTGGATCATGATCATGGGGTGGATCCCTATGAATGGCTCAGCGCACTCCCCTCGGTGGTGAGTGGGTTCACTCAGATCTGGTTGTTCACAAGTGTGCGGCCCCTCCCCCTTGCTCCCGCGCTCACCATGTGccgtgcctgctcctgcttcgccttccaccatgaggaAGAGCTCGCTGAGGGCCTCTCCAGAAGCCGAGCAGAGGGGGGTGCCATGCCTGTGGagctgcagaaccatgagccaatcaaacctctaTCCTTCATACATCATCCAATCCCAAGCatttctttagagcaatgcaaaGAACTGGGTCTAATATACCCAGAAAGCTGAGAATGGCGTGAGTAAGGTGTTATGACCATGGATGTATTTTGAAATCTCAACGTGTAAAGTTAATATTATCCGGGGGAGTCAACGCAGGAACATGACGGCGCTTGGGCCGAGGCTGTCACCCATTGGTCACATGTGGTCAGCAGAGAGCAGGTGACCAGCACCCTGGGGCTCTGTGGAAGCCACCCACAGCCTGGAGCTGAGGTTTTAATTATAGGGGCCAAAACAAATGAGGGAAAAAGACAAATTTAGcacacaaagaaaacagatgCTCAACTGAGCCAGGAGGAAGTCActagcaaagaggaaaaaaatagagtttTGGAAAAGTAGTGAAAACAGTCACAAGGAAGGGCCCCTGTGTCTTGCCTGACTCTGGACAGGTATATAAAGAGCCCGGGCTCAGGGAACTCCacacctgcccctccctctcaccTGCTCCTCTACCTGCTCCACCCTCAATCCACCAGAAACATGGGCTGCTgtggctgctctggaggctgtggctctggctgtgggggctgtggctctggctgtgggggctgtggctctggctgtgggggctgtggctccagcTGCTGCGTGCCTGTCTGCTGCTGCAAGCCCGTGTGCTGCTGTGTGCCAGCCTGttcctgctccagctgtggctcctGTGGGGGCTCCAAGGGGGGATGTGGCTCCTGTGGGGGCATTAAGGGGGGCTATGGTTCCTGCGGAGGCTCTAAgggaggctgtggctgtggctctTGTGGAGGCTCAAAAGGAGGCTGTGGCTCTTGTGGCTgctgccagtccagctgctgtaagccctgctgctcctcaggctgtgggtcatcctgctgccagtccagctgctgcaagccctgctgctgccagtccagctgctgcaagccctgctgctgctcctcaggctgtgggtcctcctgctgccagtccagctgctgcaagccctgctgctgccagtccagctgctgcaagccctgctgctgctcctcaggctgtgggtcatcctgctgccagtccagctgctgcaaaccctgctgctcccagtccagctgctgtgtccCCGTGTGCTGCCAGTGCAAGATCTGAGGCTCTGGACTCAGGCCTCATGTGAGTCCTGCTAATTTCGTCTTCCGAAGCGGTGGCCCGTCCTTCATGGCTGAGCTCCAAACCACTGCCCAGGGTCCATTCCCGGCTGCAGAATGCAGCCCT
It contains:
- the LOC120364655 gene encoding uncharacterized protein LOC120364655; its protein translation is MGCCGCSGGCGSGCGGCGSGCGGCGSGCGGCGSSCCVPVCCCKPVCCCVPACSCSSCGSCGGSKGGCGSCGGIKGGYGSCGGSKGGCGCGSCGGSKGGCGSCGCCQSSCCKPCCSSGCGSSCCQSSCCKPCCCQSSCCKPCCCSSGCGSSCCQSSCCKPCCCQSSCCKPCCCSSGCGSSCCQSSCCKPCCSQSSCCVPVCCQCKI